From the Planktothricoides raciborskii GIHE-MW2 genome, the window CATCGAACCTTTGGCGTCATTAAACTCAATATAAATGCGATTTTGGGGAACCCCCAGAGATTGATTAATTTTTTGGCAAAAATCCTCACTCATACTTTGAGTTTGAGTCGAAGTCATACTGCCAATACTTTTAATTTCTATGTAACAAACTGGGTCGGTTGTTCCCGCAAAGGTCATCGGCACATCTGAGTCAAAAGCAGTCATTACATAAGACTCTGGCTTACCCAGATGTTTGGCTAAACTCGCGGAAAGGGTTTTAAGTAAACTT encodes:
- a CDS encoding phenylpyruvate tautomerase MIF-related protein, with the translated sequence MPLIAVKTTVSTPPKTEVESLLKTLSASLAKHLGKPESYVMTAFDSDVPMTFAGTTDPVCYIEIKSIGSMTSTQTQSMSEDFCQKINQSLGVPQNRIYIEFNDAKGSMWGWNGSTF